TAGCATGTGCGTTGAGGAATGAGGTGGTAATGGATAATCCCATCCCATTCCTCAAACCAAACAACTCATCAAGAATCAAGTGATGAATTAAATTCATTATCTCACTCAAACTAAATGCTAGGCCGACATTCCAAAAAAATGACTTTTGTGTTGAACTCAAAGCAAACAATCACTGGCAATGTGCCCAAATACTCGACAATTGCCGAGTACACAGCGGATGCAAAGGTAAGTCAAGATACATAAATAACTCACATTGCATCTCCTTGAATCTCCTTCTTCCTGACATCAAGGGCGATCATCACTCCTCCCATATCACAATCCCTGTTGGCAGAATTGCACAAGAGGTAAACaacatcgtcgtcgtcgatgctCAAGGCGGGGTAAGACATAGCCAGGCATCCTAGGGACAAGCTGGACCCTTTGGCTTCCTCATCATCGCTGGTGCTGAGCATGAGCTTATTCAGCAACCCATGATGGGCTGTGTTGTCGACGACATGGAAATCATGCAAGTTAGCTGTGCAGTCAGGGCGCCAGTCCTCCCATGAAGTGACCGGGATAGGCATGGTCCATGTAGTGAGCCACTGGCCAGGCCGCCGGACGGAGGAGCGCTGCCGTGTCGTCGGCTGAGGCTGAGGTTCTCTGCTCCGGCGAACCCATTCGAGGAACGAATCAGGAGGATCATCTGCAGGCATGGTGCGATCACCGGAGGATATTATGGTTTTGGTCACAACTCTTGGCATGGTGATTTCCATCTCGACGTACTTGATGAAGTCCTTGTGTTGGCTGACGGTGATGTCCCGATAGAAGGACTCGCTGTCACTGAGGTATCTTGTCCAGTTGCCCTTGGCCGGCCATGGCAGCGGCATGTCGCGGAGCTTTGGGGGAGACATTTCGTCGAGCAGGTCGCAGAGGAGGATGCCACGCCAGAGATCGACCCAGCCGACGGTGCCCTTCGCGCCTCCGAGCACGATGGTCTTGGTGGTGATGTGGTACACGGGCCTCTCATCTGAGTCAGGGATCGGGCACACCCTGTCCCTCACCGCCTCCTCCACAAACACCTCCTCGCACGTCCAATTTCCGGCGATCTCATCACCATCGCCACCACCAGAAGAAGATTTGTACCGGTGCAGCGCGAATTGACTGGGCAGGTTGATCATCTCGAGGGCGGCAACGACGTACTGCTGCTTGTCGCCGCAGATGCTAACGATGGCGAAATCGTCGTCGCGTAAGCAATATTGCTGGCACGGCCTGGGGAGCAGATCTAGCCTGGCGGGTTGATGGTGATGGTAGACGAAGTAGTCGTCCTGACGGAAGAGACTCTTGCCGCCGGGCACGGGGTTGACGGGGACTCTGAGGAGGAGCAagccgtcggcgacggcgatgacttTGGGCGCCAGGAGCAGATCGCcatgggcggcgggcggcagaTCGGAGCCGTGGGCGGAGAAGTGGGAGAGCGCGGGAGGGGCCTCGTTCCAGAATGTCATCTCGATGGGACGCCCGTTGCTTGTTCTGGAGGTGGCCGTGCTGCCTCCCTCCTTCTCGCGGTGGCCGCTGTCGTAGCCTCGGACGCCCACCAGGACGGTGCCGccttcaccggcgccggcgccggccatggcgttcgatcgatccatccaaaatatTCCAGgcctgtcggtgatatgggaccgggagtatcatgaccagaggcttgaggcagacgcaatcgcccacgtggcctggcaccttcggggacgtcgggcccgagggtgaggtgtccgccctcctcctgatttcccccgaggggggggtcgggttgcgcttgccccagccccgagggccgaggcaccccgaccccttaaagaagtctgcgccacatatatgggataaatGAGCAcaactgtgctcacctaacagcatttattacagtctggtcaagcgtgtcacgctgcatgtaaCGCAGCACAgcacgctcttttatccggtctgtgaccagtcacagaccggtcagatcaagggttaggtggcgactggcggtctgacgcacgccttgccccatcccgtcaagacgaaagcctctaggcaactcgtctcaagccggagctagcgtgttatctcttagagatggcacgttagccctggttagatttataccaggcttcatcctaaccattacaggcaaggtgttacacgaagaagggcaaacatgcatcttgttaaactgacacatggtggacaagaatgaccagtctgacactggtcgcgtcagcaacgggcagccacgatcccacgttgcgcccgtctccgccgggagtggaggtaggtgtgggctgtcccatcgaagtgtcattcggacagcgaccataccaatctccgtccataaagagaagaaaagtccagtttggaaagaggagggtgcatgtggtatccccttgaagtataaaaggaggaccttgcccatagagaagggGGGATGATGGATTCTTTTCGAGATTTagagcttagaacgggggagaagttggctcacactttgtagctcattcatacacgaatccacaaaaacacaggagtagggtattacgcctcgcagcggcccgaacctgtatacatcgccgtgtctcgtgtgtcttgcgggcAGACGATCTTTCCAGATACAGAGGGGgagcgagagcttgagatctcaccctaagcccccggccgaactggcaaaggggggcctgcgcggtctcccggtgaggagccacgagctccgtcatctggcgcgccaggtaggggagggtccgtatcgagtgatcggtgtcccccggccgggctcggtacggctggccacgggcgacggcacggagctgccaaacccgtggaacattgaacaccttcgtcgcttctacccctgaaggggggggtcgggtgtcaggttttggctcgggctaaccccgcacccccctcgggtgtgccgggttagccgggggctaccacacatgcacatatattcctttttcctttatttcagcatttcaatagaagcagtttcaattttctaaaggttgtgtctgagccgttttttccttttgaagaatcttgacttgaaataatgtcactcgtgctcaaccccaccctcgggggctcggttcggtcagctaaaatcgccaaacggggcccagaaccgagccgtgccccggggcgtggtgaactccgggggggaatcggcaaaaacccacaatcgggtcacccataaccctcggtcaccacgttcccggtctggccagtctcgacatgcggatctccccaggcattagccccgacccgcgcttttcgaggactgggacttgggcacgggCCCTTATTTCAAGCTAAGACGCAAAaagaccacggcacagatcatcctcatctcatatatagcaaaataaaactaacacaaaaattttttttttcatcacttctcattgcagattaagttaaattgtacaaaaaagaggcatgaaggtcttagaagaaagaacaagaaaaaagttaagattggcgggggcctgggggctcattcaaatgcgcccgggtcgccggcctcctcgccaccgtcgtcctcgccgctggcgtcgccctcctcgtcagagctgggggcgaacgcgagccgaggggccgagccctcgaagccgttgacgatgtggtcAGCAGCATccccgacgcgcgcgcgcgcgtcgtcctcggtcccgggagggaactcctccagcgccatccagggagagaaattggggtcccgggcctggtaactcgctagcACAAGTTcaaccgccccccgggcgaggtccctcgaggatgacttgatggtcttctcgagctcctcggggagttgttcgaggacccaggccatcctgttgaggtgcggagcgaggccttccagattggtggggggcaccgtcgtctggcctttccagaggcctgcttgccgaccggcgcgcttcatgcgggagaccgcatcccaaagcatgtcgggcccaatctcgcccgccaagcgaagggcctcggcctccccggtggaggagtccagcgctcgctgcatttccgcgacggtgtgttcggcagctgcgaggcgggcggctaagtcgctttcgcccgcggccgccccgccgataGGCGCCCttgcgtccagctccttttcccgcgcctcgaggtcagcagcccgctgctccagtgcggctctctcggcgcggacgcattcgagattgcggcgcgcctgctcctcctgcgccgcctcgcgaagggacaggctgtccgccagccgtttggtcgtgtcctcagcctcctcgagagctcgctcccgctcagcgagtgcgtcctcgcggaggcggagcgcgcactcctcctcggcgcaggcggcctcatgcgccgccagcgtcgcctctcGGAGACCAGCGGCGGCCTTGCGGTCCGTCaagcccctctccacggcgccggcgtgttcttccagcgccatggcacgggcctcaagggcctcctcgcgccgccaaAACACCGCTTCAGTCTCCGTTACCCGCCGCTCTCGGACAGCGGCGGAGTCAAggaccccttgggcggcgtcgagctttttcttcagctccgcctcccagcttgcGTGCTGAAGGCGGAGAGTGTCTTGCGCCTCGATCATCGCGGTGGTAGAGATGAGGGCGgccgcccgctcctcctccacctcacgggcgatctccgccagcgccgctttccgggcttc
The Oryza sativa Japonica Group chromosome 6, ASM3414082v1 DNA segment above includes these coding regions:
- the LOC107275480 gene encoding uncharacterized protein, with translation MAGAGAGEGGTVLVGVRGYDSGHREKEGGSTATSRTSNGRPIEMTFWNEAPPALSHFSAHGSDLPPAAHGDLLLAPKVIAVADGLLLLRVPVNPVPGGKSLFRQDDYFVYHHHQPARLDLLPRPCQQYCLRDDDFAIVSICGDKQQYVVAALEMINLPSQFALHRYKSSSGGGDGDEIAGNWTCEEVFVEEAVRDRVCPIPDSDERPVYHITTKTIVLGGAKGTVGWVDLWRGILLCDLLDEMSPPKLRDMPLPWPAKGNWTRYLSDSESFYRDITVSQHKDFIKYVEMEITMPRVVTKTIISSGDRTMPADDPPDSFLEWVRRSREPQPQPTTRQRSSVRRPGQWLTTWTMPIPVTSWEDWRPDCTANLHDFHVVDNTAHHGLLNKLMLSTSDDEEAKGSSLSLGCLAMSYPALSIDDDDVVYLLCNSANRDCDMGGVMIALDVRKKEIQGDAM